The genomic segment CTGGTAAGCCCCAGTAACGCTGAAATGATTGCTACCAATTTGGAGTTCCATGCAGCAATTTGGAAAGCAACTCAGAATTCAGTGTTGGTGGATATCTTAGAGCGCCTCACTACCCACCTTATTCAGACGCCAAGGCCTACCCTTGCTGTATCAAATAGGTGGAAAGAGTCCCTTGATGAGCACGAGGCTCTGATCCGAGCGATTGAAAACCGGGATGAGGAACTTGCCTGCACATTGGCAGAAGATCATATGAAAATTGCCAAGTCTATACGCCTCAAACTTTTTAGGGAAAAAGCCCAGCAGCTCTTCTAACACTCCCGCTTATTTAAAACACCCCAGGACTGAATGGAACTGGGGTGTTTTCTCTACCCATCCAATGAACCGTGTTTTACACGACAAGGGCCCACCCTTCACAAGAAGAGTGGGCCCTTGGTGGGTCTTTTCGTCGAAAAGCGTAATGCTTAGAGAGACTCGCGTGAAGCGCGTACCTCATCGTCGCCGATGTGTGTGGTCTCTGCAGTCATTGGAATGACAGTCGGCATGATGACCGGCTTACGCTTCCACTTCTGCTCAACGAAACGAGTCAGCTTGCGGCGAAGGTGCTGAACCATGCGGTATGGATCATTTTCGCCTTCTGCTGCTAAGTCATTCATAGTGGTCTCAGCCAGCTCGGTGACCTCGCGCATCATGGACTTCGCATCTTCAGAGAAGCCACTGGTCTGAACGGTTGGACGCTCCAAGAGACGGCCGGTGCGGTTATCGATAACAGAAGTAATCGAGATCAATCCGCCCTCACCGAGTGAGGTACGGTCTGCCAAGATATCTGCATCGATATCGCCCATAGTGACACCGTCAACGTAGAGGTTACCGACTGGAATCTGGCCAACAACCTGTGCGCGACCATTAACCAAATCAACAACAACACCGTTTTGTGCAAGCACAACGTTCTCGCGGTTGACACCAGTAGAGATAGCCAATTCCTTGTTGGCACGCAAGTGACGCCATTCACCGTGAACTGGCATAACGTTCTTTGGACGAGCAGCGTTGTACAAGAACAACAACTCTCCGGAATAACCGTGACCGGAGGTGTGCACCTTGGCATCGCGACCGGTGATCACAGTCGCACCAATCTGAGCCAACATGTTGATCACACCAAACACAGCTTCTTCGTTACCTGGAACCAGGGAGGAAGAAAGGATGATCAGATCGCCATCACGGACAGTGATCTGACGGTGCTCACGGCGTGCCATACGAGACAGCGCAGCCATTGGCTCGCCCTGGGTACCAGTGGTAATCAGCATGACCTTGTGCGGCGCCAAACGGGATGCATCATCCATAGAGATGATGGTTCCGCGAGGTGCCTTCAGGTAGCCAAGCTTTTCCGCAATTTCCATGTTACGAATCATGGAACGACCGTTGAAGGCAACCTTACGGTTGGATGCAACAGCTGCGTCAACAGCAGCCTGCACACGGTAAACGTTGGATGCGAAAGAAGCGAGAATAACGCGCTGCTTTGCATCTCCAACGATGCGTTTCAGGGTTGGAACAACCTCTGCTTCAGATCCAGAAACACCTGGGGTGGTGGCGTTTGTGGAATCAATCAGCATCAGGTCGACGCCTTCATCGCCAAAGCGAGAAAGTGCAGGCAGGTCAGTTGGACGTCCATCAGGAGGAGTCTGATCCAACTTGATGTCACCTGTGTGGATAACCAAACCAGCTGGGGTCTTGATAGCAAGGCCCAAGCAATCTGGGATGGAGTGGTTAACCGCCCAGAAACGAATGTTGAATGGTCCGCGATCCTCATTGGACTGCTCGTTAACCTCAATGAGCTTTGGACGCTGGCGGTGTTCTTTACACTTTGCAGCAATCAAAGCCAAGGTGAAGCGAGAAGCCAAAATTGGGAGATCGCTACGGAGCTTCAGCAGCCATGGGATAGCACCAATGTGGTCTTCGTGTCCGTGGGTGATCACCAAAGCATCAACACGGTGCAGGTGATCCTCAATTGGACCGAAGTCTGGAAGAATCAGGTCAACGCCTGGTTCTCCAGAGGATGGGAACAGTACGCCACAGTCAACGATGAGCAGACGGTTGTTGTATTCGAATACGGTCATGTTACGGCCGATTTCAGAGATACCACCGAGTGCGTAAATACGCAGACCGTTTGCCGGAGCCTTTGGTGGCTCTGGCAGACGCTGAGTCAGGTCAGCGCCCTGCATGGACTTCACAACATTGCGACGTCCGCCACCACGATTACCGCGGTTGCCACCTTGACGGTTTTGGTTTCCGCCATTGTTGTTAGATCCACTGTTGTTATTGGAGCCCTCGTTGGAGTTTCCAGCTCCACGACGTCCACGTCCACCACGGCGGTTGTTGGAAGAACGGTTGCGGTTGTTGTTGCCACCGTTACCGCTATTTCCGCCACCGTTTCCGTTATCGGACTGGGAGTCTCCAGACTCTTTAGCCGGAGCAGCCTGGGAAGAATCCCGATTGTCGGTTCCGGCACTCTCAGCTTTTACAGTGCTCTGGTTGGAAGCATGTGGTGCCTGAAAAACAGGGGTATCCACATGGTTTTCCTGACCAGCCTCTGGTGGGCCCGCCTTGCGGGTAACCTTCCGGCCGCGATTTCGGGAATCATTCATATTTATAGAACTCCAGCTTTTTTCATGTCTTCTTGGAGAACCTCAAGTTCTTGCTCATTCGGAGCAATAATTGGAAGTCGAGGATCTCCTACGTTGATGCCCTGCAGACGCAGAGCAGCTTTTGCCATGCTGACTCCACCCAAGCGACCTTGAGCAGCTACCAGCGATGATAGTTTGGCGTTGATTTCCCGCGCACGGACGAGGTCGCCTTCCTCGAAGCTTGTGTACAACTCACGTAATGCTGTGGGAGCTGCATGTCCAATTACGGAAATGAAGCCTGATCCGCCCAAAGCAAGCCAAACAAGGTTTAGTGGGTCATCGCCTGAATACCAGGCAAGTCCCGTTTCATTGATCAATGACGTGGCTGCAACGAGGTCACCCTTGGCGTCCTTGACCGCCAAAATGCTAGGGATTTCACTCAGGCGTCTAATGGTATCAGACTCAATTGGGATACCTGATCGTCCAGGAATGTCATAAAGACAAATAGGAACCTCAGTTGCTTCGGCAATTGCGCCGAAGTGCGCCAGCAATCCTTCTTGACTCGGCTTCGAGTAATAAGGAGTGACAACTAAAAGGCCGTCTGCACCAGCTGAGGCAGCAGCCTCAGACAGTTCAATAGAGGTACGTGTGTTGTTGGTTCCGACACCGGCGATGAGCTTCGCACGATCTCCAACTTCTTCACGAACGGCCTTGAGCAGTTCTAGTTTTTCAGCAGCGGTTGTTGTTGGTGATTCACCAGTGGTACCCGCAAGAACCAAAGAATCCAGACCTTTATCAACCAAGTGCGCCGCAAGCTCACGACCCGCAGCGATATCAATGTCTCCGGATTCCGTAAATGGTGTAACCATCGCTACACCAACGGTGCCGAAGTGCTCTACTCCGGTCTTTGCTGTTAAACCTGTGCTCATAGAGTCCAAGGTTACCTTCTTCCCTCATTTGGGGGTTAAACTACCCCACAAAAAACGTAACTACTTTCGCACAACTGTGTTTTAAGTAAGTCTGTCTTAAAATCTTTGTTTAAACGAGAAGTTTTGCGAAAGCCATTTATATACGAAATATTGCCTTAACTATATGATTTTTTTAGCTCCTGGGTTTGAGCTCTGCGTTAAAAATCCATGACATACGGGCTGGTTGCCATTTGTGAACCATCCGCAAGTGTCTCGATTTCAAAATCATCAAAAACAGTTGGTGCTGCTACCTGCAGCTTTTTTAAACATTCTACCGCTACTTCACGGATTTCCACGTCTGCATGTTCACTGGCGCGCATTCCAATGAAATGTCTCCAGGTACGGAAGTTACCGGATACGACAATCCGGGACTCCGTGGCATTAGGTAAAACTGCTCGAGCAGCTTGACGCGCTTGCTTTTTCCTCAACAACGCATTTGGTTCGTCGATGAGTTTTTCTTCTAACGCAGAAAGTAATTCATTGAAGGCAAACCGAGATTCATCCATGGCGCGCATAAATAATTCGCGAAGCTCAGGATCATTATTAATCAGCGATGGCACCACAACTTCTGGTTCCCCACTATGGACGAAACGCTGCGAAAGCTGAGAAAACGAAAAATGCCGATGCCGCACCAACTCATGAGTTGCTGATCGAGAAATCCCTCGCAGATACATCGTGGCCTGTGCATGTTCTAAGAGCGCCGTATGGCCGACCTCCATGATGTGGCGAAGATAAGCCGCATTAGACGCAGTACGCGGATTGGGTTTATCAAAGGTCTCGTAACAGGCCCGACCTGCAAATTCTATGAGTGCCTCAGCGCCTTCAACATCAGTTGACCATTCCACATCAGCGGGTGGAGTAAAAGAGCTGCACGCAATCAACTCCACGTTTAATTCAACTTGTTCGGCCACAGCCTGTTAACGCTCCTTAAAGAAAATCTTGCCCGCTGATATAGCTGCTCTATATGACTTTTTATTAAAGTCCGAGGTAGTGCTCTAGGCCTACAACAAGACCTGGGTGTTGGGAAATATTACGAACGCCAACTAGGACACCAGGTGCAAAAGAATTGCGATCATAGGAATCTTGTTTGATGGTCAGCGTCTGACCCTGGGTGCCAAAAATGACCTGCTCATGAGCAACCATGCCAGACATACGCACTGCGTGGACAGGAATGCCATCTACGTTGGCTCCACGGGAGCCCTCTAGCGCCTGCTCAGTTGCATCTGGTTGCGCATCCATGCCGGCTTCTTTACGTGCCTGAGCAATACCTTGTGCGGTGTGAATTGCAGTGCCGGAAGGAGCATCAAACTTATTTGGGTGATGAAGTTCGATAACTTCAGCAGACTCAAAGAAACGTGCAGCTTGCTTAGAAAAGACCATGGTCAAAACTGCAGAGATGGCAAAGTTAGGGGCGATAAGAACACCAACGTTGTCCTTATCCTCCAGCCATGTACGCACCTGTGCTAGGCGACCATCATCGAAACCGGTGGTTCCTACGACTGCAGAAATACCATTTTTAATGCAAAATTCCAGGTTACCCATCACTGCGTTTGGAGTAGTGAAATCGACAACGACCTCAGTACCTTGCTCCACGAGAATGTTCAGATCATCATCAACACCAATTTCAGCTACGAGTTCAAGATCATCTGACTCGTTGACAGCTTCTACAATAGTTTGACCAACACGGCCTTTGGCTCCGAGAACGCCAACCTTGATTCCCATCATTCTCCTTCAATTACGTGTGCAAAGAGTCTTTCAAACGTTCACTAGTCTAGACGCACGTTCTTATTGGTTGCTGATATCCATGCATATCCACGCACTACACGACAGTTAGTCTGATGTTACAACTGTAGTTTTTCCAAGAATGAGTCGCACAAAGACCCCTCAAAAGAACTTAATACTTAACAATTTCTCATCGGTTTAACCTAATCCTGCCTTTTCTCAAGCAGGTCGAACTACCTTTGAAGTATGAGACTGAAGATGCTGTTCACCCCACGTCCTGCTGGAAGCATTGTGGCGCTCTTGGTTTCCGCTTTGTTCCTGAGCGCTTGTGAGGGCGGAAGTGGAGCTCCATCTACTTCTGCTCCACCGGTTGTTACAGAGACTGAAACCGCTCCGCCAGTTACTGCAACCGATACACCTCCGGAAGTAAGTCCGTCACCAACTACTCCTGCCCAGCCCACTACATCCCCTACGCCTACGGCTTTACCCCCATTAGGCAATCCATCGCTGGATCAAAAGCAACTCTCCCCTGTTGGTGAATTTGATATGTCTATCGCCAACATCCGTGTTGCTGAGCATGAAAGCTTTACTCGAGTTGTTATAGATATTGCTGCGAGCCAGAGCACACCTGGTTGGTGGATTGATTGGACAACTGAGCCGGTGCAGCAAGCTTCAGGTCTACCGGTTGATGTCTCTGGAGATTCCTTCTTGGATGTCAATATTGAAGGAATTGGTTATCCTGATCAAGCGTCTGTACCGAGTATTGAAAATGGGCCTTATCCTGGAGCTGGCATCGTTGAAGATATCAATTTAACCAGTATCTTTGAGGCTCGTGCGCAGATACTTATTGGTGTTTCAGGCCCACCGCGTAGCTATTCTGTGACGTTGCTGGAAGAGCCAAGCAGGGTTGTTATAGATATCGTTCACTAAGCCGCGAGCGCGCTATCCTGCCAACGTGGAAAAAGCTAATGGCACCAAACCTTTCATAGGTTTGGTGCCATTTACTTATATCTCAGAGCTAGATCTAACTAGTCCTCTTCAACAACTGGGACAAGGGAGATCTTGCCACGGTTGTCGATATCAGCGATCTCGACCTGGATCTTCTCGCCAACCTTGACAACATCGTCGACCTTTTCCACACGCTTTCCGTTACCCAGCTTGGAGATGTGAACCAAGCCATCGCGGCCTGGAAGAAGGGAAACGAATGCGCCAAAAGCGGTGGTCTTGACAACGGTTCCGAGGAAACGCTCGCCGACCTTTGGCAGCTGTGGGTTAGCCAGAGCGTTGATCTTTTCGATCGCAGCTTCAGCAGATGCACCATCAGCAGCAGAGATGAATACGGTGCCGTCATCTTCAATGGAGATGTTTGCACCGGTCTCTTCGGTAAGAGCATTGATGTTCTTACCCTTAGGTCCGATCAGCTCACCGATCTTAGCCACTGGGATCTTCACGGTGGTGATGCGTGGAGCATGCTTACTCATCTCATCAGGACCATTGATGACATCAGCCATGGTGTTCAAGATGGTCTGGCGGGCATCGCGTGCCTGCTCCAACGCATCGGAGAGTACCTTGGATGGAATACCATCAAGCTTGGTGTCCAGCTGCAGTGCAGTGATGAAGTCTGCGGTGCCGGCAACCTTGAAGTCCATATCGCCGAATGCATCTTCTGCGCCGAGGATGTCGGTCAGTGCAACGTATTCGGTCTTACCGTTAACTTCACCGGAAACCAGTCCCATTGCAATACCTGCAACTGGAGCCTTCAGTGGCACACCAGCGTTGTACAGGGACAGGGTGGAAGCACAGACAGAGCCCATGGAGGTAGAGCCGTTAGAGCTCAATGCCTCAGAGACCTGGCGGATAGCGTATGGAAATTCTTCACGGGAAGGAATCACTGGCAGAACTGCGCGCTCTGCAAGGGCGCCGTGGCCGATTTCGCGGCGCTTAGGGGAACCCACACGTCCGGTTTCACCGGTGGAGTATGGAGGGAAGTTGTAGTGATGCATGTAGCGTTTCGCATCGCCTGGTGCCAGGGAGTCGATTTGCTGTTCCATCTTGAGCATATCCAGGGTGGTAACACCGAGGATCTGGGTCTCGCCACGCTCGAAGAGTGAGGAACCATGTGCACGTGGAATAAGCTCCACCTCAACAGCGAGGTCACGGATGTCAGTGACACCACGGCCATCGATGCGGAAGTGATCTGTGAGGATCATCTGGCGCACGATTGCCTTCATGACTGCGTTGTAGGCAGCACGAATTTCCTTGGATGCTTCTGCAGCGGTTCCGTAAGAAGATTCGAACTTAGGAAGCAGTTCAGCTTCGATTTCTTCCATGTACGCGTTGGTTGCGTCGTCGCGATCCTGCTTAGCCTTCAGGGTCAACAAAGAAGCAAGCTTCTTGGATACCTTGCGCTCGACAACGGAATACACCTCATCGGTGTATGGAGGAAACAGCTGGAATTCTTTGGTTGCGTTTCCAACGCGCTGCGCCAGACCTTCCTGTGCACGGCACAGGATGTCAATGAATGGCTTTGCAGCTTCAAGGCCTTCAGAAACGATCTTCTCGGTTGGTGCTGGTGCACCATCCTTGACGCGGTTGACAACGTTTTCGGAAGCGCCAGCTTCAACCATCATCACTGCAACGTCAGAGAAGGTCTTGTTTCCGCGCTTGCGCTCAACGAGGCGTCCTGCCACGACGATTTCGAACACGGACTGCTCGTGCTGAGCGTGGGTAGGGAATGCAACCCACTGGCCTGCTGGGTGCTTTTCATCCACGACCAATGCCATACGTACGCCACCGACAGCACCAGATACTGGCAGTCCGGAAATACGAGTTGCAGCGGAAGCGCCGTTGATTGCTACGACATCGTAGTAATCCTCTGGGTTCATGGACATGACGGTAACCACGATCTGAACCTCGTTGCGCAGACCCTTAACGAAGGTTGGGCGCAACGGGCGGTCGATCAGGCGACAAGCCAAGATAGCTTCAGTGGATGGGCGGCCCTCACGACGGAAGAAAGAGCCTGGGATGCGACCAGCTGCGTACATACGCTCTTCAACGTCCACGGTCAGTGGGAAGAAGTCAAAGCCCTCGCGTGGTTGGTTGGATGCCGTGGTGGTAGCCAACAACATTGTGTCATCGTCGAGGTAGGTGGTCACTGCACCATCAGCCTGGCGTGCAAGTTGGCCAGTTTCGAAACGGATGGTGCGGGTTCCAAAGTCACCGTTGTCGATGGTTGCGACAGCCTCAATCAGGCCAAATTCGGTGTCTTCGAAGTACTTTACATCGCTCATATGCGAGTAGGTCTCCTCATGTTTAGTTCTGCTCGACGATCATCGGTGTCGCCGTGAAGATTTCTGTGGGTCTAGAACGATAAAAACTTTACCATTTCTATCCGATTTTCCCCACTATCAGTTTTTTAGGCTACCTGACATCGATTTTATTCATTTGTGTTACAAGTATGAGAAACAGCAAAAACCCGCTTTTCCACTCACAAAATGCGAATGGAAAAGCGGGTTTAAAGTCTGGAAAAACCAGGCTTAGCGACGCAGGCCGAGGCGTGAGATCAGATCACGGTAACGGTTAACGTTGTTGTCAGCCAAGTACTTCAGCAGGCCACGACGGCGACCAACCAAAAGCAGCAGGCCACGACGTGAGTGGTGATCGTGCTTGTGGAACTTGAGGTGCTCGGTCAGACCGTTGATGCGGTTGGTAAGAAGCGCAATCTGTGCTTCTGGGGAACCGGTATCGGTCTCGTGGAGGCCGTACTCGGAAAGGATGGACTTCTTCTGCTCAGAAGAAAGAGCCATGGTGTCTCCTAAAAGTTATTTCAGTCCGCATGAAAAATTTCACTCATCTATCACAAGCCAAAGCTGGATGATGTGTGTACTTTTCGCAACTGCTGCGGACCGCAGTCGCAAAACCACCTTGAGAGCTTAACAGCTTCAAGGCGTCTTCACCAAAACTAATCGCTGCTACTGTGCAGCAACTCGTCCAATGCGGGTCATGAACTCATTGAGAAAACGGTCTACATCAACAGCAACTGCAGCACGCGAGGTGCGTACAGGATCGTTCAGACGGACTTCATCACCGATGGTGCGTCCACGAGTTTCGCCTTCGATATCAACTTTGAGGTTGATCGGCAGCAGGGTGACCAAGCTTGGATCAACGGCAACGCCCACAGCCAGTGGATCATGAAGGCCACAACCACCAAGGTGAGGTGCGGTGGTTTCATATGCCTTGATGTAATAATCAGTCATATCAGCAAGCGCAATGGCAGCTGGGGTGCCCAACTCACGCCACTGAGCGGTGTGCTGGGTGGTCAGAAGGGTCTGCAGGGTGACATCAAGGCCGATCATGGTGACATCGGCACCAGAGCGGAACAGATCATTAGCTGCATCTGGGTCTTGGTTGATATTGGCTTCTGCCCATGGGCTTACATTGCCTGGAACAGTCAATGCGCCACCCATGATGACAACGTGTGCCTTGGAAGCAAAGGTTGGATCCTTGGCGATTGCAGCGGAAAGGTTAGTCATTGGTCCGGTGGCAATGATCACGAGGTCATCGCCGTGAGTGTTGACTGCATCGATGAGGTAATCCACGGCACCTGGGAGTGCCTTTGACTCGCTTGCTGGCAGGTTCACTTCACCAATGCCGTTTTGGCCGTGGATGAACGCAGAGATCTCTAGAACTTCAAAGCCATCTTTGGTCTGTGCATGTGGCTCGCCCAAGTACACAGGAACTTCAGGAGCGCCAAATAGCTCAAGCAAAGCAAGATCATTTACTGCACCAGTTTCCAGCAACACATTGCCGTATGTGGTGGTCACGCCGATGAGGTCGAGCTCTGGGGAGCCTAGGGCATAGGCCAAAGCGAGAGCATCATCGATGCCGGTGTCGATATCAAGAATTGCTTTTTTGCTCATGAGTTTTCACCTTTCACATATGTTGTATACGCGCACTATCTTAAGCATTGGACGCGCGAGCCTAGATGCCCTCCCCCTGGCAGCGCCGTTAGCGTGCCGAAGTGGCACGGATCTAGACGCTTGGCGGGATGCCTGCGTCGAGAAGCTCTTTGTCTTTTGCCAGGATGCCACGGGTGTTAGTGACATCGCGGGCCATGGCGTCGAGAAGCTCATCGATGCCGTTGAACTTGACCATATCGCGCAAGTGGCCCACAAATTCCACCATCACGTGGTGTCCGTAGAGGTCTGCTTCTTGGTCAAGGACAAAAGCTTCGACGCTTCGTCGTTCATCGCCAAAAGTGGGATTGGTGCCTACCGAAATGGCTGTAGGGTAACGCACGCCGGGAATCATGGTGCCATCAATATCGCGGGAGATTTCCTTGTCGATATCGCGGT from the Corynebacterium crudilactis genome contains:
- a CDS encoding ribonuclease J → MNDSRNRGRKVTRKAGPPEAGQENHVDTPVFQAPHASNQSTVKAESAGTDNRDSSQAAPAKESGDSQSDNGNGGGNSGNGGNNNRNRSSNNRRGGRGRRGAGNSNEGSNNNSGSNNNGGNQNRQGGNRGNRGGGRRNVVKSMQGADLTQRLPEPPKAPANGLRIYALGGISEIGRNMTVFEYNNRLLIVDCGVLFPSSGEPGVDLILPDFGPIEDHLHRVDALVITHGHEDHIGAIPWLLKLRSDLPILASRFTLALIAAKCKEHRQRPKLIEVNEQSNEDRGPFNIRFWAVNHSIPDCLGLAIKTPAGLVIHTGDIKLDQTPPDGRPTDLPALSRFGDEGVDLMLIDSTNATTPGVSGSEAEVVPTLKRIVGDAKQRVILASFASNVYRVQAAVDAAVASNRKVAFNGRSMIRNMEIAEKLGYLKAPRGTIISMDDASRLAPHKVMLITTGTQGEPMAALSRMARREHRQITVRDGDLIILSSSLVPGNEEAVFGVINMLAQIGATVITGRDAKVHTSGHGYSGELLFLYNAARPKNVMPVHGEWRHLRANKELAISTGVNRENVVLAQNGVVVDLVNGRAQVVGQIPVGNLYVDGVTMGDIDADILADRTSLGEGGLISITSVIDNRTGRLLERPTVQTSGFSEDAKSMMREVTELAETTMNDLAAEGENDPYRMVQHLRRKLTRFVEQKWKRKPVIMPTVIPMTAETTHIGDDEVRASRESL
- the dapA gene encoding 4-hydroxy-tetrahydrodipicolinate synthase, encoding MSTGLTAKTGVEHFGTVGVAMVTPFTESGDIDIAAGRELAAHLVDKGLDSLVLAGTTGESPTTTAAEKLELLKAVREEVGDRAKLIAGVGTNNTRTSIELSEAAASAGADGLLVVTPYYSKPSQEGLLAHFGAIAEATEVPICLYDIPGRSGIPIESDTIRRLSEIPSILAVKDAKGDLVAATSLINETGLAWYSGDDPLNLVWLALGGSGFISVIGHAAPTALRELYTSFEEGDLVRAREINAKLSSLVAAQGRLGGVSMAKAALRLQGINVGDPRLPIIAPNEQELEVLQEDMKKAGVL
- the thyX gene encoding FAD-dependent thymidylate synthase, producing the protein MAEQVELNVELIACSSFTPPADVEWSTDVEGAEALIEFAGRACYETFDKPNPRTASNAAYLRHIMEVGHTALLEHAQATMYLRGISRSATHELVRHRHFSFSQLSQRFVHSGEPEVVVPSLINNDPELRELFMRAMDESRFAFNELLSALEEKLIDEPNALLRKKQARQAARAVLPNATESRIVVSGNFRTWRHFIGMRASEHADVEIREVAVECLKKLQVAAPTVFDDFEIETLADGSQMATSPYVMDF
- the dapB gene encoding 4-hydroxy-tetrahydrodipicolinate reductase, whose protein sequence is MGIKVGVLGAKGRVGQTIVEAVNESDDLELVAEIGVDDDLNILVEQGTEVVVDFTTPNAVMGNLEFCIKNGISAVVGTTGFDDGRLAQVRTWLEDKDNVGVLIAPNFAISAVLTMVFSKQAARFFESAEVIELHHPNKFDAPSGTAIHTAQGIAQARKEAGMDAQPDATEQALEGSRGANVDGIPVHAVRMSGMVAHEQVIFGTQGQTLTIKQDSYDRNSFAPGVLVGVRNISQHPGLVVGLEHYLGL
- a CDS encoding AMIN-like domain-containing (lipo)protein, which translates into the protein MRLKMLFTPRPAGSIVALLVSALFLSACEGGSGAPSTSAPPVVTETETAPPVTATDTPPEVSPSPTTPAQPTTSPTPTALPPLGNPSLDQKQLSPVGEFDMSIANIRVAEHESFTRVVIDIAASQSTPGWWIDWTTEPVQQASGLPVDVSGDSFLDVNIEGIGYPDQASVPSIENGPYPGAGIVEDINLTSIFEARAQILIGVSGPPRSYSVTLLEEPSRVVIDIVH
- a CDS encoding polyribonucleotide nucleotidyltransferase, with the protein product MSDVKYFEDTEFGLIEAVATIDNGDFGTRTIRFETGQLARQADGAVTTYLDDDTMLLATTTASNQPREGFDFFPLTVDVEERMYAAGRIPGSFFRREGRPSTEAILACRLIDRPLRPTFVKGLRNEVQIVVTVMSMNPEDYYDVVAINGASAATRISGLPVSGAVGGVRMALVVDEKHPAGQWVAFPTHAQHEQSVFEIVVAGRLVERKRGNKTFSDVAVMMVEAGASENVVNRVKDGAPAPTEKIVSEGLEAAKPFIDILCRAQEGLAQRVGNATKEFQLFPPYTDEVYSVVERKVSKKLASLLTLKAKQDRDDATNAYMEEIEAELLPKFESSYGTAAEASKEIRAAYNAVMKAIVRQMILTDHFRIDGRGVTDIRDLAVEVELIPRAHGSSLFERGETQILGVTTLDMLKMEQQIDSLAPGDAKRYMHHYNFPPYSTGETGRVGSPKRREIGHGALAERAVLPVIPSREEFPYAIRQVSEALSSNGSTSMGSVCASTLSLYNAGVPLKAPVAGIAMGLVSGEVNGKTEYVALTDILGAEDAFGDMDFKVAGTADFITALQLDTKLDGIPSKVLSDALEQARDARQTILNTMADVINGPDEMSKHAPRITTVKIPVAKIGELIGPKGKNINALTEETGANISIEDDGTVFISAADGASAEAAIEKINALANPQLPKVGERFLGTVVKTTAFGAFVSLLPGRDGLVHISKLGNGKRVEKVDDVVKVGEKIQVEIADIDNRGKISLVPVVEED
- the rpsO gene encoding 30S ribosomal protein S15, with the protein product MALSSEQKKSILSEYGLHETDTGSPEAQIALLTNRINGLTEHLKFHKHDHHSRRGLLLLVGRRRGLLKYLADNNVNRYRDLISRLGLRR
- a CDS encoding nucleoside hydrolase, which translates into the protein MSKKAILDIDTGIDDALALAYALGSPELDLIGVTTTYGNVLLETGAVNDLALLELFGAPEVPVYLGEPHAQTKDGFEVLEISAFIHGQNGIGEVNLPASESKALPGAVDYLIDAVNTHGDDLVIIATGPMTNLSAAIAKDPTFASKAHVVIMGGALTVPGNVSPWAEANINQDPDAANDLFRSGADVTMIGLDVTLQTLLTTQHTAQWRELGTPAAIALADMTDYYIKAYETTAPHLGGCGLHDPLAVGVAVDPSLVTLLPINLKVDIEGETRGRTIGDEVRLNDPVRTSRAAVAVDVDRFLNEFMTRIGRVAAQ